One window of the Babesia microti strain RI chromosome IV, complete genome genome contains the following:
- a CDS encoding Leucine Rich repeats (2 copies) (overlaps_old_locusTagID:BBM_III08280), whose product MKNCYQESVELEVDSCDESVEVQCSKVSRIANLDRCRKLKKLALISNRIIKIENLTHNLLLEHLDLYQNKIEVIENLGHLTKLRILDLSFNEITEIKGLEGLEMLEELYLSSNKITEIKGLDNCLNLTALELGNNKIRKIEGLDKLLKLKSLWLGKNKITSMKLPHLPCLERLSLQNNRLKEWDMGITKLTNLCELYLSHNMLSNPPNLSQMALKIVDLGNNEITRLDELAKIDLVELWLNNNFIDNIEPLNDMKKLQVLYLEGNPVQHRLGPSYRNQILQCCTTISQLDANIISDRVAQSL is encoded by the exons atgaaaaattgttaccAAGAATCGGTGGAATTGGAAGTAGATTCATGCGATGAAAGTGTCGAGGTACAATGCAGTAAAGTTAGCAGAATAGCTAACTTGGATAGATGTCGCAAGCTCAAGAAACTTGCACTGATTTCAAATCGcattatcaaaattgaGAATTTGACCCATAATCTATTGCTGGAACACCTTGATCTGTACCAAAATAAAATAGAGGTTATAGAAAATCTTGGTCATCTCACCAAATTAAG AATATTAGACTTGTCATTTAATGAGATAACTGAAATCAAAGGATTGGAAGGATTGGAAATGTTGGAAGAATTATACCTGTCTAGCAATAAGATTACTGAAATAAAGGGATTAGATAATTGTCTAAACTTGACTGCGCTCGAATTGGGTAACAACAAGATCCGGAAGATAGAGGGTTTGGACAAATTGTTGAAGCTCAAGTCTCTGTGGTTGGGTAAAAATAAGATCACTTCAATGAAGCTACCACATTTGCCATGTCTTGAGAGGTTGAGTTTGCAAAACAATCGATTAAAGGAATGGGACATGGGAATCACCAAACTTACTAATTTATGTGAATTGTATTTGAGCCACAATATGTTGAGTAATCCGCCAAATTTGTCACAAATG GCCTTAAAGATAGTTGATCTTggaaataatgaaataacTAGACTAGATGAGCTTGCCAAAATAGACTTGGTGGAATTGTGGCTAAACAACAACTTCATTGACAATATAGAGCCATTGAATGATATGAAAAAACTACAAGTGCTGTACCTTGAAGGAAATCCGGTGCAGCATAGACTAGGCCCATCCTACCGCAATCAAATTCTGCAATGTTGCACGACAATTTCTCAGCTGGACGCCAATATAATCTCGGACCGTGTAGCCCAGTCCCTATAG
- a CDS encoding guanine nucleotide-binding protein subunit beta-2-like 1 protein (overlaps_old_locusTagID:BBM_III08285): METATAQPQGAVLEYKGVLSGGHQGWVTSISTPSDPTVNTIISASRDKKVMIWQLYDEEINGKSGISKLALKGHNQTVQDVFMSSDGLFALSGSWDKTLRLWDLVRGETVRSFTGHKSDVNSVAFSPDNRQIVSGSRDKTIKLWNTLADCRQTIVDQQHTDWISCVRFSPSANEPTIVSGGWDKKVKVWDLSTCKLKRDLLGHQGVVYSVTVSPDGSLCASGGRDGVAMLWDVFKGKHLYSLESGYTINALCFSPCNYWLCAATDRSIKVWDLENKNVLAELVPERQQKIGLPWCVSLSWSADGRTLFAGSTNGNIYVYQVGLNYSYLTT, encoded by the exons ATGGAGACAGCAACAGCACAGCCACAAGGGGCTGTACTGGAATACAAGGGTGTTTTATCCGGAGGTCACCAAGGGTGGGTCACCTCCATCTCAACTCCATCAGATCCAACTGTAAACACCATCATTTCGGCGTCCAGAG ACAAAAAGGTTATGATTTGGCAGTTGTATGATGAGGAAATTAATGGCAAGTCTGGGATTTCAAAGCTTGCACTGAAGGGGCACAACCAAACAGTACAGGATGTATTCATGTCCAGCGATGGTCTATTTGCTTTATCAGGATCCTGGGACAAAACTCTCCGCCTTTGGGATTTAGTAAGGGGAGAGACTGTAAGATCATTTACCGGTCATAAGTCCGACGTAAATAGCGTGGCGTTTAGCCCAGATAATCGCCAGATAGTTTCGGGTAGTAGGGACAAAACCATAAAGCTATGGAATACACTGGCAGATTGTAGGCAAACAATCGTAGATCAGCAGCATACTGATTGGATTTCTTGCGTCAGATTTTCTCCATCTGCCAACGAGCCAACCATAGTTTCTGGAGGTTGGGATAAAAAGGTTAAG GTATGGGACCTTTCCACTTGCAAATTGAAGAGAGATTTGTTGGGGCATCAAGGAGTGGTATACTCTGTTACAGTGTCTCCAGATGGGTCTCTCTGCGCCTCTGGCGGTAGGGATGGCGTAGCTATGTTGTGGGACGTATTTAAGGGTAAACACCTCTACTCGCTAGAGTCTGGATACACAATAAACGCCTTGTGTTTCTCTCCATGCAATTATTGGCTATGTGCTGCAACAGATAGATCCATTAAGGTGTGGGATTTGGAAAACAAGAATGTACTGGCGGAATTGGTACCGGAGAGGCAACAGAAAATTGGCCTCCCTTGGTGCGTCTCGCTCTCCTGGTCTGCCGATGGACGGACCCTATTTGCAGGGTCTACCAATGGTAATATCTACGTCTACCAAGTGGGCTTGAACTATAGTTACTTAACTACTTAA